From one Bacillus sp. FJAT-42376 genomic stretch:
- a CDS encoding DoxX family protein: MMDYALLILRLVIGVTFMAYGSQKLFGWFGGYGLKGTAQWMESLGMKPGKLAALGAGASELLGGLLLVLGLWIGIGAALIILTMIVAIATVHGKNGYWNGKGGFEYNLLIIAAALVLAFAGPGSISL, from the coding sequence ATTATGGATTATGCACTGCTCATTTTACGTCTTGTGATCGGAGTTACATTTATGGCTTATGGAAGCCAAAAGCTTTTTGGCTGGTTCGGAGGGTATGGGCTAAAGGGAACAGCTCAATGGATGGAGTCGCTGGGCATGAAGCCGGGAAAACTTGCGGCACTTGGAGCGGGGGCATCAGAACTTCTCGGAGGGCTGCTGCTCGTACTTGGATTATGGATTGGAATTGGAGCAGCACTGATTATTTTAACGATGATTGTAGCCATCGCAACGGTTCACGGAAAAAACGGGTACTGGAATGGAAAGGGCGGATTTGAATACAATCTGCTGATCATTGCGGCTGCATTAGTGCTTGCATTCGCTGGACCTGGATCCATCTCTTTGTAA
- a CDS encoding histidine phosphatase family protein yields the protein MPPSRIVLFRHAEKYTESHITDLSPEGWLRSRLLCRKLLMLYPDIEGIYAAGIGTIEKSRRKIQTVLPLITHMLIANKGEGAINTVRTASETKGTAKEILKRSLYVNKTVIVCWAHSELPSLARELNGNPVPGNWPDNRYDVIWEINGKNGVLKQIPQLLLPGDSPFGID from the coding sequence ATGCCCCCATCCAGAATTGTTCTTTTCCGTCATGCAGAAAAATACACCGAGTCTCATATTACAGACTTATCTCCGGAAGGATGGCTCAGATCCCGACTGCTTTGCCGGAAATTGCTGATGTTGTACCCGGATATTGAAGGAATTTATGCAGCAGGAATCGGCACCATTGAGAAAAGCAGAAGAAAAATTCAAACCGTCCTCCCTTTAATCACGCATATGCTAATCGCAAACAAAGGAGAAGGTGCAATCAATACAGTCCGGACTGCATCTGAAACAAAGGGAACGGCAAAAGAGATCCTGAAAAGAAGTCTTTATGTGAATAAAACGGTCATCGTATGCTGGGCCCACAGCGAACTGCCATCCCTTGCGAGGGAACTAAACGGGAATCCTGTACCCGGGAACTGGCCGGATAACAGGTATGACGTCATATGGGAAATAAACGGTAAGAACGGAGTCCTGAAACAAATCCCGCAGCTCCTTTTACCGGGAGATTCTCCATTTGGAATTGATTGA
- a CDS encoding MFS transporter: protein MSSTAINQKEKKGGSLALLALAISAFGIGTTEFVPVGLLSSLADDLNISITLAGLLISGYAMGVAIGAPVLTALTNKMSRKTLLMLLMVVFILGNSVAAMSGSFTLLLIARFITAFSHGVFFSIGSTIAADLVPENKRASAIAFMFTGLTVATVTGVPLGTFIGQAFGWRATFWAVAALGIIAIIASAILVPGNLKKAPASKISDNFKILGNGPLMLSFAITALGYGGTFVAFTYLAPILEDITGFASGAVSILLLVYGVAVAIGNSVGGKVANKNPLKALFWMFVVQAIVLVALTFTAPFKVAGLITIFLMGLLAFMNVPGLQVYVVQLAERHVPSAVNVASALNIAAFNVGIAIGAFVGGLIVDSIGLIHTPWIGGVMVFGAVLLTAWSSAIEKKHTRSA from the coding sequence ATGAGCTCAACTGCAATCAATCAAAAGGAGAAAAAAGGCGGATCACTCGCCCTTCTTGCTTTGGCCATTAGTGCTTTTGGAATTGGAACGACCGAATTTGTACCGGTTGGTTTGCTTTCATCACTCGCCGATGATTTAAATATATCGATTACACTTGCCGGACTTTTAATTTCCGGTTACGCCATGGGAGTTGCAATCGGAGCGCCCGTGTTAACCGCGCTTACTAATAAAATGAGCAGAAAAACGCTGCTTATGCTGCTTATGGTTGTCTTTATTTTAGGTAACTCCGTTGCAGCCATGTCTGGAAGTTTTACCTTGCTTTTAATTGCCCGTTTTATTACAGCCTTCTCTCATGGAGTATTCTTCTCAATCGGGTCTACCATCGCGGCGGACTTGGTGCCTGAGAACAAACGGGCAAGCGCCATCGCCTTTATGTTTACAGGATTAACAGTCGCAACGGTGACCGGTGTTCCACTTGGCACGTTCATCGGCCAGGCTTTCGGCTGGAGAGCAACATTCTGGGCGGTAGCTGCATTGGGAATTATCGCCATCATTGCGAGCGCCATTTTGGTACCAGGCAACTTGAAAAAAGCACCTGCATCCAAAATCAGCGACAACTTTAAAATTCTTGGAAACGGTCCGCTTATGCTTTCCTTCGCCATCACTGCATTGGGATACGGGGGAACATTTGTAGCGTTCACTTATTTAGCTCCTATTCTCGAGGACATCACAGGGTTTGCTTCAGGTGCTGTCAGCATCCTTTTGCTTGTTTATGGAGTAGCGGTTGCCATCGGAAACTCTGTAGGGGGGAAAGTGGCAAACAAAAACCCGCTTAAAGCGTTATTCTGGATGTTTGTTGTCCAAGCCATTGTGTTAGTGGCACTGACTTTTACGGCTCCATTTAAAGTAGCAGGATTAATTACCATCTTCTTAATGGGATTGCTTGCCTTTATGAACGTTCCGGGGCTTCAGGTATACGTGGTGCAGCTTGCTGAACGCCATGTTCCATCTGCTGTAAACGTAGCTTCTGCCCTGAATATAGCAGCATTTAATGTAGGGATTGCCATCGGTGCGTTTGTCGGAGGATTGATTGTGGACTCGATCGGCTTGATTCATACCCCTTGGATTGGCGGTGTGATGGTGTTCGGAGCTGTGCTTCTGACCGCCTGGAGTTCAGCAATTGAGAAAAAACACACCCGTTCTGCTTAA
- a CDS encoding lipid II flippase Amj family protein, whose translation MHLITERVLVISVFLLIITMVETLAYSARISGARVKLIATALSLFSTMVLVSRFSVMIQQPMTAKLITDAAYLKNNMQIVEEQFRILIAVTTVGVLLGIFLFPTFIALFSRAIIQLSRERGSIVSLIKKNFSRNGFRKMIRCFHFPRWSYLNGITLKTIPKRIFVINILISAVFTVGVLSSIYASELVPEKYSQAALMSSGIINGVATILLTLFIDPKASVLADRVSKKQAGYIYLKSYSLTMVSSKLIGTIAAQALFLPAAWYVAWFAKWI comes from the coding sequence ATGCACCTCATTACAGAGAGAGTTCTGGTCATTTCTGTTTTCCTGCTGATTATAACGATGGTTGAAACCCTAGCGTATTCTGCAAGGATTTCCGGTGCACGGGTAAAATTGATTGCGACCGCCCTTTCCTTATTCAGCACGATGGTCCTCGTCTCCCGGTTTTCTGTTATGATTCAGCAGCCCATGACAGCAAAGCTGATTACAGATGCTGCCTATCTTAAGAACAACATGCAGATTGTCGAAGAACAGTTTAGGATTTTAATTGCCGTAACAACTGTTGGAGTTCTTCTTGGCATCTTTTTGTTTCCCACCTTTATTGCTCTCTTTTCAAGAGCGATTATCCAGTTATCCAGGGAACGTGGTTCCATCGTTTCCTTGATAAAAAAGAATTTCAGTCGAAACGGATTCAGAAAAATGATTCGCTGCTTTCATTTTCCGAGATGGTCTTATTTAAATGGCATTACATTAAAAACCATTCCAAAGAGGATTTTTGTTATAAACATCCTCATTTCAGCGGTATTCACAGTCGGAGTTTTATCTTCCATTTATGCTTCCGAGCTGGTACCTGAAAAATATTCACAGGCTGCCCTTATGTCATCAGGAATTATTAACGGTGTGGCAACCATCTTGCTCACTCTATTTATTGACCCTAAGGCTTCCGTCCTTGCAGATCGTGTCTCGAAGAAACAGGCCGGGTATATTTACTTAAAAAGCTATTCCTTAACCATGGTCAGTTCAAAGCTCATCGGCACAATTGCTGCACAGGCATTGTTTTTGCCTGCAGCATGGTATGTCGCATGGTTTGCTAAGTGGATATAA
- a CDS encoding 3'-5' exonuclease yields the protein MNEKDQSAFQYESQQLKKFAAEIDRQLISLRSVPIYRGEDLTEQALEDSRERNRKNLDIAAKEPYFGRMDFKEAGQGEAEPLYIGKAGVSEGESGKAMIIDWRAPVASLFYSFSGGEEEVYYMAPEGLIEGDIYLKRNLVIREGNLQRVVDTYEQGKENAGAADEFLLYRLGDRKDNRLRDIVSTIQAEQNDMIRASRDTVLIIQGVAGSGKTTVALHRLAFLIYEYREKMLAEQMIIFAPNAMFLDYISNVLPELGVGDIQQTTFSKWALLRLGSKIGMKKADKQHWFTPGLNRAESGNNEPGRVKGSLALMEAIEEALRNYLLKGVPQKDFEPWDGLFLKKDVIEKWYREDFGNYPAVKKRELISAKIKQWLSKELEKIWEKSVQKELKTKAGQRLRAYMKTWPELDALSVYKKLISEMSEHTILPDELLQQTLLNAKKKEVASEDLAPLIHIHLTLNGLERGERYHHIVIDEAQDFSPYQIAVLQKLSLKNSFTILGDLSQGIHSNMGIHAWEEIMPVFSKGRLAYRELEKSYRSTMEIIEFANRVLSAAYTPSVLAKPVFRSGEEVAVANTEEPLSFIMNWVSERTEAKANSLAIVCRTANAAEKYFAELQKLGLDVHLVYEGQEGYQGGVSIIPVYLTKGLEFDAVLIVDADAENYQRTASDAKLLYVGCTRALHSLTVIYSKQGSPLITS from the coding sequence ATGAATGAAAAAGATCAAAGTGCCTTTCAGTACGAGTCGCAGCAGCTCAAAAAATTTGCTGCCGAGATTGACCGCCAGCTGATCAGTCTTCGATCGGTACCGATATACAGAGGGGAAGATCTGACAGAACAGGCATTAGAGGATTCAAGAGAACGGAACCGAAAAAATTTGGACATCGCAGCAAAAGAACCCTATTTTGGCCGCATGGATTTTAAAGAGGCGGGCCAGGGAGAAGCGGAACCCCTGTACATCGGCAAAGCCGGTGTCTCAGAAGGGGAAAGCGGTAAAGCGATGATTATTGACTGGCGTGCTCCTGTCGCAAGTCTTTTCTATTCATTTTCCGGCGGGGAAGAGGAAGTCTATTACATGGCTCCTGAAGGACTCATTGAAGGGGACATCTACTTGAAGAGGAACCTCGTGATCCGTGAAGGAAATCTTCAGCGTGTCGTTGATACATATGAGCAGGGAAAGGAAAATGCCGGAGCTGCCGATGAGTTTTTGCTGTACAGGCTGGGAGACCGTAAGGATAATCGTCTAAGAGACATCGTTTCAACAATTCAGGCTGAGCAGAATGATATGATCCGTGCATCACGTGATACGGTCCTGATCATTCAAGGTGTGGCCGGAAGCGGAAAAACAACCGTCGCTCTGCACCGGCTTGCCTTTCTTATTTATGAATACAGAGAAAAGATGCTGGCAGAGCAGATGATTATTTTCGCGCCGAATGCCATGTTTTTGGATTATATTTCAAATGTTCTGCCGGAGCTCGGGGTCGGAGATATTCAGCAAACCACCTTTTCAAAATGGGCTCTGCTTCGACTCGGCAGCAAAATCGGAATGAAAAAAGCAGATAAACAGCACTGGTTTACACCGGGGCTGAATCGGGCTGAGAGCGGAAACAATGAGCCTGGAAGAGTAAAGGGATCACTGGCACTTATGGAAGCGATAGAGGAAGCGCTCCGGAATTATTTGCTGAAGGGCGTACCTCAGAAAGACTTTGAGCCGTGGGACGGCTTGTTTCTGAAGAAGGATGTAATAGAAAAATGGTATAGAGAAGACTTCGGAAATTATCCTGCCGTAAAAAAGCGGGAACTGATTTCCGCGAAAATCAAACAATGGCTGAGCAAAGAGCTTGAGAAGATCTGGGAGAAAAGTGTACAAAAAGAATTAAAGACAAAGGCTGGACAAAGACTCCGCGCCTACATGAAAACATGGCCTGAGCTCGACGCCCTCTCTGTCTATAAGAAACTGATATCAGAAATGTCAGAACACACTATTTTGCCAGATGAATTGCTGCAGCAAACGTTACTGAATGCAAAGAAAAAAGAAGTCGCCAGCGAGGATCTGGCTCCGCTTATCCATATCCATTTAACTCTCAATGGACTTGAAAGAGGAGAGCGCTATCACCACATCGTCATTGACGAAGCACAGGATTTCTCTCCGTACCAGATTGCCGTGCTGCAAAAGCTGTCTCTGAAAAATTCGTTTACCATTCTTGGTGACCTTTCGCAAGGCATACACAGCAATATGGGAATACATGCATGGGAAGAAATCATGCCGGTTTTTTCAAAAGGCAGGCTTGCGTACAGGGAATTGGAAAAAAGCTATCGATCCACAATGGAAATAATAGAGTTTGCCAACCGGGTGCTTTCTGCTGCCTATACCCCTTCTGTACTGGCTAAACCGGTATTCAGAAGCGGGGAAGAAGTAGCTGTAGCAAACACAGAAGAGCCGCTTTCTTTCATTATGAATTGGGTCTCGGAGCGAACAGAAGCGAAGGCAAACAGTCTGGCGATTGTTTGCAGGACAGCAAACGCCGCGGAAAAATACTTTGCAGAGCTGCAGAAACTCGGGCTTGATGTACATCTTGTCTATGAAGGGCAGGAAGGCTATCAGGGCGGGGTTTCAATCATTCCAGTCTATTTGACGAAGGGACTTGAGTTTGATGCTGTGCTGATTGTGGATGCAGATGCCGAAAATTATCAGCGAACCGCTTCCGATGCGAAGCTTTTATATGTTGGATGCACAAGGGCTCTCCACTCTTTGACCGTCATTTATTCCAAACAGGGATCCCCGCTGATCACTTCTTAA
- a CDS encoding LLM class oxidoreductase has protein sequence MTQFKGHRSYNRMYKEGELTLGLHIPLENYRFEAPTMEKQVELSQKAEEYGFTSLWFRDVLLQDPQFGDPATGQIYDMMIYLTYLASKTKEIALGTSAAVLSLRHPLRVAKEAATIEMLFPERLILGVSSGDRRADFEALGVTHATRGERFSEAFHYLNKVLYEDFPAITGSMGSIHGASLVPKPDRKIPTMITGYSQQDMEWFAKYGDGWMYYPRTPHLQAESIRQWRKLSEAFHPGVFKPFSQPMHLDLFEDPNEMPVPIRLGFRAGRNTLIELLEVYREIGVNHLFFALFDGKRPADEVIQELGEEVLPHFPANHATTR, from the coding sequence ATGACACAGTTCAAGGGACACCGTTCTTATAATCGGATGTATAAGGAGGGAGAGCTGACTCTCGGTCTGCATATCCCTCTTGAAAATTACCGATTTGAAGCACCAACGATGGAAAAACAGGTGGAGCTTTCACAAAAGGCGGAAGAGTACGGCTTTACGAGTCTTTGGTTCAGAGATGTTCTGCTGCAGGATCCCCAGTTTGGAGATCCTGCCACAGGGCAGATTTATGACATGATGATTTACTTGACCTACCTGGCAAGTAAAACAAAGGAAATCGCTCTGGGGACCTCAGCTGCCGTTCTTTCGCTCAGGCATCCATTAAGGGTGGCAAAAGAAGCAGCTACTATAGAGATGCTGTTTCCGGAAAGACTCATTCTTGGGGTTTCCTCAGGGGACCGGCGCGCAGATTTCGAGGCGCTTGGTGTCACGCATGCCACCAGAGGAGAACGGTTTTCCGAAGCCTTTCATTATTTGAATAAGGTACTTTATGAAGATTTTCCGGCCATTACCGGATCCATGGGTTCAATCCATGGCGCAAGTCTAGTGCCGAAACCGGATAGGAAAATTCCGACGATGATCACAGGCTACAGTCAGCAGGATATGGAATGGTTTGCGAAATATGGAGACGGGTGGATGTATTATCCGCGCACCCCGCATCTTCAGGCTGAATCCATCAGGCAATGGCGGAAGCTTTCAGAAGCATTCCATCCCGGTGTATTTAAACCGTTCAGCCAGCCGATGCATCTTGACCTTTTTGAAGATCCAAATGAAATGCCTGTTCCAATCAGGCTTGGATTTAGAGCGGGCCGGAACACTTTGATTGAATTGCTGGAAGTGTATAGAGAAATCGGGGTGAATCACCTGTTTTTCGCATTGTTTGACGGAAAACGTCCGGCTGATGAAGTCATTCAGGAGCTTGGAGAAGAGGTTCTGCCTCATTTTCCTGCCAACCATGCCACTACTCGTTAA
- a CDS encoding DeoR/GlpR family DNA-binding transcription regulator: protein MYQEERLDSIMDYLKAEKRISVEQICTLFHVSRDTARRDLVKLEEMKAIIRTRGGAILPTVHQEIKDYSNRLTIVSAEKKRIGGKAASLIQPGDRVILDASTTVQSCAEAMEEKEFTVITNSIHQAGILAGKRGVRIHLLGGELQKEHGFLYGAGVLEKLANYHADKAFIGLVGLSEAGLTIAHEEDGMVKRKMLLQAEQVIVLADHSKLGRTDFFKFADLNEMDILITDKEPESRMLELLEKNHVEILIADSEETT from the coding sequence ATGTACCAAGAAGAGCGTCTCGATTCAATAATGGATTACTTAAAAGCAGAAAAAAGAATATCAGTTGAACAAATCTGTACCCTGTTTCACGTTTCCAGAGATACAGCCAGAAGGGATTTAGTCAAGCTTGAAGAAATGAAAGCCATTATCCGAACAAGGGGAGGAGCGATCCTGCCGACTGTTCATCAGGAAATTAAAGACTACAGCAATCGCCTGACTATCGTTTCCGCTGAAAAAAAGCGGATTGGCGGCAAGGCAGCGTCTCTTATTCAGCCGGGCGACCGCGTAATCCTGGATGCATCCACAACGGTACAGTCGTGTGCAGAGGCAATGGAAGAAAAAGAATTTACCGTCATCACAAACTCCATCCATCAGGCCGGCATCCTCGCAGGAAAGAGAGGTGTCCGAATCCATCTGTTGGGAGGAGAACTCCAGAAAGAACATGGATTTCTCTATGGGGCTGGAGTTCTTGAAAAATTGGCAAATTACCATGCAGATAAGGCATTTATAGGGCTCGTTGGCCTCTCGGAAGCGGGGCTGACCATTGCTCATGAAGAAGACGGAATGGTGAAGAGGAAAATGCTGCTCCAGGCTGAACAGGTCATTGTCCTTGCCGATCATTCGAAACTGGGGAGGACGGATTTCTTTAAATTTGCCGATTTAAATGAAATGGATATCCTTATTACGGATAAAGAGCCGGAAAGCCGCATGCTGGAATTACTTGAAAAAAACCATGTTGAAATATTGATTGCAGATTCGGAGGAAACAACATGA